From a single Aliivibrio wodanis genomic region:
- the sodC gene encoding superoxide dismutase [Cu-Zn] precursor yields the protein MMNKLLFSTLFLASMVVNASNISVDMKDLDSGKTVGSILIEQNEYGVVFTPNLSGLPSGLHGFHIHENNSCDTAEKNGKTILGGAAGGHYDPMKTGRHGFPWSNDNHLGDLPPLYISMNGNAVQPVLAPRITLPNLSGRSLMIHAGGDNHSDHPKTLGGGGTRLVCGVIK from the coding sequence ATGATGAATAAACTTTTATTTTCTACTTTATTTTTAGCATCAATGGTAGTGAACGCATCTAATATTTCAGTTGATATGAAGGATTTAGATTCAGGTAAAACGGTAGGCTCTATATTAATAGAACAAAATGAATATGGTGTTGTTTTTACACCTAATTTATCAGGATTACCAAGTGGTTTGCATGGTTTTCATATTCACGAAAATAATTCATGTGATACAGCTGAAAAAAATGGCAAAACGATTTTAGGTGGAGCCGCTGGTGGCCATTATGATCCGATGAAGACTGGCCGACATGGTTTTCCATGGTCTAACGATAATCATTTAGGTGATTTACCACCGTTGTATATCAGTATGAATGGGAATGCTGTTCAGCCTGTATTAGCTCCTCGAATTACACTTCCCAACCTATCTGGTCGATCTTTAATGATCCATGCTGGTGGCGACAACCATTCTGATCATCCTAAAACGTTAGGGGGTGGAGGTACTCGTTTAGTTTGCGGTGTAATTAAATAA
- a CDS encoding putative lipoprotein, with translation MKKLLLLSVIGLTLAGCGGSDDNTEPTPMANPSSVIGTVDSVNSESNTVTVNGYSYQIANVTYGSTSLPTTYLQPNMMVQIGSNISRSTAVNVQLEPTMIGIIRIIDANTFSLNGATLTFNGLSSEIENGDRVMVSSLPTANAGYKVLSVVKFDIEFGEPDEIEGRISNINVNTKTFTLGANVNVQYDERIINLQIGQWVEVEGAMQGNDFVASKVEVENYDYFNGDNEVEGIVTWVAKDQSEFTLNYRGSFVVDNTTRFEDGLKAHLKQGVEVEVRSRMNAGKRIATIVEFDDMDSDQDNEWDGKEFECEGLVSNLDQDGRTFTMTRCENGFDQVIPNRTVTIDAQTRFDGILEQNITNGIHIEVEGFIIGDQNIASEVEYEFN, from the coding sequence ATGAAAAAACTACTTTTATTAAGCGTTATTGGTCTTACTTTAGCTGGCTGCGGTGGAAGCGATGACAATACAGAACCAACGCCTATGGCTAATCCATCTTCAGTGATTGGCACGGTAGATTCAGTTAATAGTGAAAGTAATACCGTTACCGTTAATGGTTATTCATATCAGATAGCTAACGTAACTTATGGCTCAACCTCTCTGCCTACCACTTACCTTCAACCAAATATGATGGTACAAATTGGCTCAAATATCAGTAGAAGTACCGCTGTTAATGTTCAATTAGAACCTACTATGATAGGTATTATTAGAATTATTGATGCAAACACGTTTTCTTTGAATGGCGCAACCCTTACCTTTAATGGGTTAAGTTCTGAAATTGAAAATGGTGATAGAGTGATGGTTTCCTCGCTCCCTACTGCGAATGCGGGTTACAAAGTGCTTTCTGTTGTTAAATTTGATATTGAATTCGGCGAACCTGACGAAATTGAAGGCCGTATTTCTAACATTAATGTGAATACAAAAACATTCACGTTAGGGGCTAACGTAAATGTTCAATATGATGAACGCATTATCAACCTTCAAATTGGGCAGTGGGTTGAAGTAGAAGGTGCAATGCAAGGTAATGATTTTGTTGCGTCAAAGGTTGAAGTAGAAAATTATGACTATTTTAACGGCGATAATGAAGTAGAGGGTATCGTTACTTGGGTAGCAAAAGACCAGAGCGAATTTACACTTAATTACCGTGGTTCATTTGTCGTTGATAATACAACTCGTTTTGAAGATGGTCTTAAAGCACATCTAAAACAAGGTGTTGAAGTTGAAGTTAGATCTAGAATGAACGCAGGCAAACGTATTGCAACTATCGTTGAGTTTGATGATATGGATTCAGACCAAGATAATGAATGGGATGGTAAGGAGTTTGAGTGCGAAGGCTTGGTGTCTAATCTTGACCAAGATGGTAGAACATTTACCATGACTCGATGTGAAAATGGTTTTGATCAAGTTATACCAAACAGAACGGTTACTATTGACGCACAGACTCGTTTTGATGGCATACTTGAGCAAAATATTACAAATGGTATTCATATCGAAGTTGAAGGTTTTATCATTGGTGATCAAAATATTGCCAGTGAAGTAGAATACGAATTTAATTAA